From the Psychrobacillus sp. FSL K6-4046 genome, one window contains:
- a CDS encoding Type 1 glutamine amidotransferase-like domain-containing protein, whose protein sequence is MELCFIGGGHVLKGELNDVFEELECKISPSTKVLVVPFATDESRYESWMESLQQAFTRIPNVTLGLLHEKLPKEDMINMMEEYDVLYIIGGKPERLLQVILDKELTAAISSFPGLMIGYSAGALAFCTDCILTKDEDYPDTIILQGLGLVDFSVEVHYRPESDDELLTLSKDRPIYALPDGSAIFYKNDNIHTRINEVITFKNGTKKNCLSQ, encoded by the coding sequence ATGGAGCTTTGTTTTATCGGCGGGGGACATGTGTTAAAAGGTGAGCTTAATGATGTTTTTGAAGAATTAGAGTGTAAAATAAGTCCGAGTACGAAAGTGCTGGTCGTGCCCTTTGCAACCGATGAATCTAGATATGAAAGTTGGATGGAAAGCCTGCAGCAGGCGTTTACACGTATTCCAAACGTGACGCTTGGTTTATTGCATGAAAAGCTACCAAAAGAAGACATGATTAATATGATGGAAGAGTATGATGTTCTTTATATTATAGGAGGAAAACCTGAGCGTTTACTTCAGGTTATTTTGGATAAAGAGCTGACTGCAGCAATTAGTAGTTTTCCAGGCTTAATGATTGGCTATAGCGCAGGTGCATTAGCTTTTTGCACAGACTGCATATTAACAAAGGATGAAGACTACCCCGACACAATTATTTTGCAGGGATTAGGATTAGTCGATTTTAGTGTAGAGGTTCACTATCGCCCAGAATCAGATGATGAGCTGCTGACTCTTTCTAAGGATAGACCAATCTATGCCCTACCAGACGGCAGTGCAATCTTCTATAAAAATGACAACATACATACGAGAATAAATGAAGTCATTACCTTTAAGAACGGGACTAAGAAAAACTGTCTCAGCCAGTGA
- a CDS encoding thioredoxin family protein, with the protein MKTEQQYFEEAKTLEQYMNDMTTKKEESFRIYDQFQVPADDEFIEILKTEKPHILVITEDWCGDAMMNNAIVRKIAEAGNLDIRTVYRDENLELMDQYLTNGGRSIPVYLLLSQDGEVISKWGPRAEMVQKFVMEGRAKFPDKEDPAFEDIQKKFYEQMTQEFIANKEFHLAVYEEIRSSWLPILQK; encoded by the coding sequence TTGAAAACTGAACAACAATATTTTGAAGAAGCTAAAACCTTAGAGCAGTATATGAATGATATGACTACCAAAAAAGAGGAATCCTTTCGTATATACGACCAGTTTCAAGTTCCAGCGGATGATGAATTCATTGAGATATTAAAAACAGAAAAGCCGCATATATTAGTTATTACAGAAGACTGGTGCGGTGATGCCATGATGAATAATGCTATCGTACGAAAGATTGCAGAAGCTGGAAATTTGGACATTCGCACTGTCTACCGCGATGAGAATCTAGAGCTGATGGACCAGTACTTAACAAATGGAGGGCGCTCCATTCCAGTTTATTTATTGCTAAGTCAGGACGGAGAAGTAATTTCTAAATGGGGTCCTCGTGCTGAAATGGTCCAAAAATTTGTGATGGAAGGAAGAGCCAAGTTTCCTGATAAGGAAGATCCGGCATTCGAAGACATCCAAAAGAAATTTTATGAGCAAATGACACAGGAATTTATAGCAAACAAAGAGTTTCACTTGGCAGTTTACGAAGAAATCCGCAGTAGCTGGCTGCCTATTCTTCAAAAATAA
- a CDS encoding TrkH family potassium uptake protein, with protein sequence MEKKLSFSPPVVIASSFATLIFLGTVLMKLPFATTTPISWVDAFFLVTSATTVTGLSVFDPGSTLTMFGEIILLVLIQCGGIGLMTFAVAILILLRKKIGLQHRIYLQESFNQPSIGGIVKLAKHILLFVLITESIAIVFLTLHWIPRFGFGDALYYSLFHVISAFNNAGFSLFSDNLMGFTSDPLVILIVTSLIIIGGIGFVVVIDISRKNKFRAWSLHTKLMIVGTLIINAIATLILLILEFNNNDTIGKMGIFEKMMTSYFNAVTPRTAGFNMIDYGQMEDPSLLFTMLLMFIGAGSASTASGIKLTTFIVIIAATFAFFRQQEDPVLFKRSISREIIIRSLVISTVSLATVFIFAFALTITEQLPLLPLLFEVFSAFGTVGISMGITSQLSELGKVFICVLMFLGRIGPLTLFFILTKPKKVKYKYPNDQVFTG encoded by the coding sequence ATGGAGAAAAAGCTCTCTTTTTCACCGCCTGTTGTGATTGCAAGTAGCTTTGCCACCTTAATTTTTCTAGGAACAGTTTTGATGAAGCTTCCTTTTGCTACGACAACTCCGATTTCCTGGGTAGATGCATTCTTTCTAGTTACATCAGCTACCACGGTTACAGGTCTCAGTGTTTTTGATCCTGGTAGTACTCTAACCATGTTTGGGGAAATTATATTACTAGTCTTAATTCAATGTGGTGGTATTGGGTTAATGACGTTTGCAGTCGCTATACTTATTCTTCTTCGCAAAAAAATTGGTTTGCAGCACCGAATTTATTTGCAGGAGTCTTTTAATCAGCCTTCTATTGGAGGTATCGTCAAGCTAGCTAAGCATATTCTCTTATTTGTTCTTATTACAGAGAGTATTGCTATCGTCTTCTTAACACTCCACTGGATACCAAGGTTTGGCTTTGGAGATGCATTATATTATAGTTTGTTTCACGTAATTTCTGCTTTTAATAATGCAGGCTTCTCTTTGTTTTCGGACAATTTAATGGGCTTCACTAGTGATCCTCTAGTTATATTGATTGTTACTAGTCTAATAATCATTGGAGGAATTGGATTTGTCGTAGTAATAGATATCTCTCGCAAAAATAAATTTCGTGCATGGTCACTACATACCAAGCTTATGATCGTGGGCACATTAATAATAAATGCAATAGCTACACTTATTCTTTTAATCTTAGAGTTTAATAATAATGATACAATTGGCAAAATGGGAATCTTCGAGAAGATGATGACCTCCTACTTTAATGCAGTAACTCCAAGAACGGCAGGCTTTAATATGATCGATTATGGCCAAATGGAGGACCCATCTCTATTATTCACAATGCTTCTCATGTTTATCGGTGCAGGTAGTGCCTCTACGGCTTCTGGCATAAAGCTTACTACCTTTATTGTCATCATAGCAGCAACGTTTGCATTTTTCCGTCAGCAGGAGGACCCAGTGCTATTTAAAAGGTCCATCTCACGAGAAATAATTATCAGGTCTCTCGTTATTAGCACAGTTAGCTTAGCAACCGTTTTTATATTTGCTTTTGCTTTAACTATAACAGAGCAGCTTCCTCTGCTCCCTTTGCTATTTGAGGTGTTTTCCGCATTCGGAACTGTTGGTATCTCAATGGGCATCACCTCTCAGCTTTCAGAGTTAGGCAAGGTATTCATTTGTGTGTTGATGTTCTTAGGTAGAATTGGACCACTCACGTTATTTTTCATCTTAACTAAACCGAAAAAGGTTAAATATAAATATCCAAATGACCAAGTGTTCACCGGTTAA
- a CDS encoding cytochrome ubiquinol oxidase subunit I, whose translation MGNADSVFYSRVLTELTLSFHIIYATIGVGVPLMIMIAQWVGIKKNDEHYILLARRWARGFVITVAVGVVTGTAIGMQLSLLWPNFMELAGNVIALPLFMETFAFFFEAIFLGIYLYTWDRFENQKKHLLLLIPVAVGASFSAVFITIVNSFMNSPQGFDMVNGQMVNINPILAMFNPAMPTKVAHVVVTAYMTSAFVLASIAAFRLLKGSNHVYHKKALYLTVKLGLIFSIATAIIGDFSGKYLAEYQPEKLAAAEWHFETQENAELVLFGILDDGEVKYAIKVPYALSILAYSNPTAEVIGLDQFPVDERPPLYIHYLFNIMVVIGMGLAALSAFYWLGKRLKWSFVDSRLFRWLLVLGGPAAIIAIEAGWWLAEVGRQPWILRGIMRVEDAATTSGQVDFMLVLFAGLYLVLGVGSVVVLTRMFRRNPVEQEIEDRKSDKGGDIT comes from the coding sequence ATGGGAAATGCTGATTCAGTTTTCTATAGTCGTGTCTTAACGGAGTTAACCTTATCTTTTCATATTATTTATGCGACAATCGGTGTTGGAGTTCCACTAATGATTATGATTGCTCAGTGGGTTGGTATAAAAAAGAATGATGAACATTACATATTACTAGCAAGGCGCTGGGCAAGGGGATTTGTTATTACGGTTGCCGTCGGTGTAGTAACTGGAACAGCAATTGGAATGCAGCTTTCCTTATTATGGCCGAATTTTATGGAGTTAGCCGGCAATGTGATTGCCCTACCCTTGTTTATGGAGACCTTTGCTTTCTTCTTTGAGGCTATTTTTCTTGGAATTTATCTTTACACTTGGGATCGTTTTGAAAATCAGAAGAAGCATTTATTATTGCTTATACCAGTTGCAGTAGGGGCTTCCTTTTCCGCAGTGTTTATCACGATCGTAAATTCTTTTATGAATTCACCGCAAGGATTTGACATGGTAAATGGGCAAATGGTGAACATTAATCCAATCCTAGCAATGTTTAACCCTGCGATGCCTACGAAGGTAGCCCATGTAGTGGTAACCGCATATATGACATCTGCTTTTGTACTGGCTTCCATTGCAGCCTTCCGTTTGTTAAAGGGTTCTAATCATGTTTATCATAAAAAAGCTTTGTATTTAACTGTAAAATTAGGATTAATCTTTTCAATTGCAACTGCTATTATAGGCGACTTTTCCGGAAAATATTTAGCGGAGTATCAGCCGGAAAAACTAGCAGCTGCCGAATGGCATTTTGAGACACAGGAAAATGCTGAACTTGTTTTGTTTGGAATATTAGATGATGGGGAAGTGAAATATGCTATTAAGGTACCTTATGCCTTGAGTATATTAGCTTACTCTAACCCAACTGCAGAGGTTATTGGATTGGATCAGTTCCCAGTGGATGAAAGACCTCCACTTTATATCCATTATCTTTTTAATATTATGGTAGTAATTGGGATGGGTCTGGCAGCTCTCTCCGCATTTTATTGGTTAGGTAAACGTTTAAAGTGGTCCTTTGTAGATTCTAGGTTGTTTCGATGGCTTCTCGTCTTAGGAGGACCTGCTGCTATTATTGCAATTGAGGCAGGTTGGTGGCTAGCGGAGGTAGGAAGGCAGCCTTGGATATTAAGAGGAATCATGAGGGTGGAGGATGCAGCAACAACAAGTGGGCAGGTAGATTTTATGTTAGTTCTGTTTGCTGGCCTTTACTTAGTTCTTGGAGTTGGAAGTGTTGTAGTACTTACTCGGATGTTCCGTAGAAATCCTGTTGAACAGGAGATAGAGGATAGAAAATCAGATAAAGGCGGTGATATTACATGA
- the gatA gene encoding Asp-tRNA(Asn)/Glu-tRNA(Gln) amidotransferase subunit GatA, protein MTLFKHSAVELQDLIKKKEVSIEELTAESYKRINKVDGEVQAFLALNEEQATAQAKEMDQVPFEERGPLFGMPIGVKDNIVTEGIETTCASKILEGFNPIYDATVVHKLRDAGLITIGKLNMDEFAMGSSNENSAFKNTRNPWNLNHVPGGSSGGSAAAVAAGEVPFSLGSDTGGSIRQPASFCGVVGMKPTYGRVSRFGLVAFASSLDQIGPVTRNVEDNAFLLEAISGLDASDSTSANVEVPSFTKSLTGDIKGLRIAVPKEYLGQGVGEASKQSVLDALKVLESLGATWEEVSLPHSKYALAAYYLLSSSEASSNLARFDGIRYGFRADNVENLMELYKETRAQGFGDEVKRRIMLGTYSLSAGSYDAYYRKAQQVRTLIKQDFDNVFDKYDVIIGPTTPTPAFKIGENVKDPLTMYANDILTIPVNLAGVPGISIPCGFSDGLPLGLQIIGKYFDEATIYRVAHAYEQATSFHKQTPQIWEGAK, encoded by the coding sequence ATGACATTATTCAAACATTCAGCAGTAGAACTTCAAGATTTGATCAAAAAGAAAGAAGTATCTATTGAAGAGCTAACTGCTGAATCCTATAAAAGAATTAATAAAGTGGACGGAGAAGTTCAAGCTTTTCTAGCGTTAAATGAAGAGCAAGCAACTGCTCAAGCAAAAGAAATGGATCAAGTTCCTTTCGAGGAAAGAGGCCCCCTTTTCGGAATGCCAATCGGAGTAAAAGACAATATCGTAACAGAAGGTATTGAAACTACTTGTGCAAGTAAAATTTTAGAAGGCTTTAACCCTATTTATGATGCAACTGTTGTACATAAACTACGTGATGCTGGATTAATAACAATTGGTAAGTTAAACATGGATGAGTTCGCAATGGGCTCTTCGAATGAAAACTCTGCCTTTAAAAACACAAGAAATCCTTGGAATTTAAATCATGTACCTGGTGGATCTTCAGGTGGTTCGGCTGCAGCTGTAGCAGCAGGAGAGGTACCATTTTCATTAGGATCTGATACTGGTGGATCTATTCGTCAGCCAGCTTCATTCTGTGGAGTGGTTGGGATGAAGCCAACATACGGCCGAGTATCACGTTTTGGATTAGTGGCATTTGCTTCTTCTTTGGATCAAATCGGACCTGTTACACGTAATGTAGAGGACAATGCCTTTTTACTAGAGGCTATTTCTGGTTTAGATGCAAGTGACTCTACTTCTGCAAATGTGGAAGTACCAAGCTTTACTAAATCATTAACAGGTGACATTAAAGGACTTCGTATTGCTGTTCCTAAAGAATATTTAGGACAAGGTGTCGGAGAAGCATCTAAGCAATCTGTACTTGACGCTCTAAAAGTTTTAGAATCACTTGGAGCAACATGGGAAGAAGTATCGTTACCACATTCTAAGTACGCTTTAGCAGCTTACTATTTATTGTCTTCTTCAGAAGCTTCCTCTAACTTAGCTCGTTTTGATGGAATTCGTTATGGCTTCCGTGCAGACAACGTAGAAAACTTAATGGAGCTTTATAAAGAAACTCGTGCACAAGGCTTTGGTGATGAAGTAAAACGTCGTATCATGCTAGGAACTTATTCACTTAGCGCTGGTTCTTATGACGCTTACTACAGAAAAGCACAGCAAGTACGTACTTTGATCAAGCAAGACTTTGACAATGTATTTGATAAATACGATGTTATCATTGGACCAACGACACCAACTCCAGCATTTAAAATTGGGGAAAATGTTAAGGATCCATTAACGATGTATGCCAATGATATTTTAACAATTCCAGTAAACCTTGCTGGCGTCCCTGGAATTTCTATTCCTTGCGGATTCTCAGACGGTCTACCACTAGGATTACAAATTATCGGTAAATACTTTGATGAAGCAACTATCTATCGTGTGGCACATGCTTATGAGCAAGCAACAAGCTTCCATAAACAAACTCCGCAAATATGGGAGGGAGCAAAATAA
- a CDS encoding diacylglycerol kinase produces the protein MKRARIIYNPTSGRELFKKHLPEVLEALEIAGYETSCHATTGEGDAISAAKKAVENNFDIIIAAGGDGTLNEVVAGVSEFENRPKIGLIPMGTTNDFARAVHIPRDIKRAVDIIVQGDTIPVDVGQVNDRYFINIAGGGRITELTYEVPSKLKTMLGQLAYYLKGIEMLPSINATKVRIEYDGEVFEDEAMMFLVGLTNSVGGFEKLAPNSSINDGNFSLLILKKVNIAEFIRLATLAIRGEHLEDPHVIYKKAQHIKVTSEDKVLLNLDGEYGGTIPATFQNLYRHIDVFVPIDEIREQDRP, from the coding sequence ATGAAGCGTGCAAGAATTATCTACAATCCTACCTCAGGGAGAGAATTATTTAAGAAACATCTTCCAGAAGTTTTGGAGGCTTTAGAAATAGCTGGATATGAGACGTCCTGCCATGCAACGACTGGTGAAGGAGATGCAATTAGTGCAGCAAAAAAAGCGGTAGAAAATAATTTTGATATAATTATTGCCGCTGGGGGAGACGGAACACTGAACGAGGTTGTTGCTGGTGTAAGTGAATTTGAAAATCGCCCAAAAATTGGTCTCATTCCAATGGGAACGACAAATGATTTTGCTCGAGCAGTTCATATTCCTCGGGATATTAAACGCGCAGTAGATATTATCGTACAGGGTGATACTATTCCAGTGGACGTTGGTCAAGTAAACGACCGTTATTTTATTAACATTGCTGGCGGAGGAAGAATTACAGAGCTTACTTATGAGGTTCCTAGTAAATTAAAGACAATGCTTGGACAACTAGCCTATTACTTAAAAGGAATTGAAATGCTTCCATCGATTAATGCCACGAAGGTTCGAATTGAATATGATGGGGAAGTATTCGAAGATGAAGCGATGATGTTCCTTGTGGGTCTAACCAACTCTGTAGGCGGCTTCGAGAAGCTTGCTCCAAATTCAAGTATTAATGACGGGAACTTCTCGTTGCTTATCTTAAAGAAAGTAAATATTGCAGAGTTTATAAGACTTGCCACTTTAGCTATTCGTGGAGAACATTTAGAAGATCCTCATGTCATTTATAAAAAAGCCCAGCACATTAAAGTGACCTCTGAAGATAAGGTTCTCTTAAATCTGGATGGAGAGTATGGGGGAACTATTCCTGCCACTTTCCAAAACCTATATAGACATATAGATGTCTTTGTTCCAATCGATGAGATTCGTGAGCAAGATAGACCATAA
- the gatC gene encoding Asp-tRNA(Asn)/Glu-tRNA(Gln) amidotransferase subunit GatC, whose translation MANISKEEVKHVAHLARLAITEEEAEMFAEQLAAITKFADELNELDTTDVAPTTHVLPLVNVLREDKSVPGLEREKMMKNVKEEEAGQVKVPTIIE comes from the coding sequence TTGGCGAATATTTCAAAAGAAGAAGTAAAACATGTTGCGCATTTAGCTAGACTTGCTATTACTGAAGAAGAAGCGGAGATGTTTGCAGAGCAACTAGCTGCAATTACTAAGTTTGCAGATGAGCTGAACGAATTAGACACTACTGATGTAGCTCCAACTACTCATGTATTACCATTAGTGAATGTGCTTCGTGAGGACAAATCAGTACCTGGCTTAGAACGTGAGAAAATGATGAAAAATGTTAAAGAAGAAGAAGCAGGACAAGTAAAAGTACCAACTATTATCGAATAA
- a CDS encoding cytochrome d ubiquinol oxidase subunit II, with translation MSLEIIGLTVLWAFLFGYVIVGSIDFGAGFFNAYSLITGKQHILSNIIQRYLSPVWEVTNVFLVFFFVGIIGFFPKTAYYYGTTLLVPVGIALILLGIRGSYYAFETYGSRGHKGYSFMYGLSGLLLPASLSIVLTISEGGFVDMINGSPSLNYDALFTSPLTWSIVALSLTSVLYISAVFLTWYANKAGDPKATQLMRKYALIWSFPTIITAGGIMVELRSHNVEHYNNMLDIWWTFGLSFLLFLGTVWLLWKKKKYGLAFGLLAGQFLIAFFAYGYSHLPYLLYPYLSIHDSFTNEAMAISLIIAFVLGLALLIPSLYLLLKLFLFNKDYVKGKKKNHA, from the coding sequence ATGAGTTTAGAGATTATTGGTCTCACCGTTCTATGGGCTTTTCTATTTGGCTATGTAATAGTAGGCTCCATTGATTTTGGTGCCGGCTTCTTTAATGCATATAGCTTAATAACTGGTAAACAACATATACTGAGCAATATTATTCAACGATACTTATCCCCAGTATGGGAGGTAACAAATGTATTTCTCGTATTTTTCTTCGTTGGTATTATTGGTTTCTTTCCTAAGACTGCCTACTATTATGGAACTACTCTTCTCGTACCTGTGGGCATAGCATTAATATTGCTTGGCATCAGAGGGTCCTACTATGCCTTTGAAACGTATGGATCCAGAGGACACAAAGGGTATTCTTTTATGTATGGTTTATCTGGATTGTTACTACCGGCTTCATTATCTATCGTACTAACTATTTCAGAGGGTGGTTTCGTTGATATGATCAACGGATCACCAAGTTTAAATTATGATGCCTTGTTCACTAGTCCGTTAACTTGGTCTATTGTCGCCTTAAGCTTGACCTCTGTTTTGTATATTTCCGCAGTTTTTTTAACTTGGTATGCCAATAAGGCAGGGGACCCAAAAGCAACTCAACTGATGAGAAAGTACGCATTGATTTGGTCTTTTCCAACGATTATAACTGCAGGCGGAATAATGGTAGAATTACGCTCACACAATGTGGAGCATTATAATAATATGCTTGATATTTGGTGGACGTTTGGTTTGTCCTTCCTCCTGTTCTTAGGTACCGTTTGGTTACTGTGGAAAAAGAAAAAATATGGTCTAGCATTTGGACTTCTAGCAGGACAATTTTTAATCGCTTTTTTTGCTTATGGGTATTCTCATTTACCGTATTTACTTTATCCATACTTATCTATACACGATAGCTTTACAAATGAGGCCATGGCAATTTCATTAATCATTGCATTTGTTCTAGGGCTAGCCTTATTAATCCCCTCCTTATATTTGTTACTAAAGTTATTTCTATTCAACAAAGATTATGTTAAAGGGAAAAAGAAAAATCACGCTTAG
- the gatB gene encoding Asp-tRNA(Asn)/Glu-tRNA(Gln) amidotransferase subunit GatB, which yields MNFETIIGLEIHVELKTDSKMFSPAPAHFGAEPNTNTHVIDLGYPGVLPVVNKTAVEWGMRAALALNMDIAPITKFDRKNYFYPDNPKAYQISQFDKPIGENGWVEIEVGGEKKRIGITRLHLEEDAGKLTHTSNGYSLVDFNRQGTPLIEIVSEPDIRTPEEAYAYLEKVKSIIQYTGVSDCKMEEGSLRCDANISLRPYGQEKFGTKTELKNLNSFNFVRRGLEHEQIRQAEVLLSGGVIPQETRRYDESTGKTLLMRVKEGADDYRYFPEPDLVQIVIDDAWRERVRSEIPELPDARKVRYIEELGLPAYDAMVLTLTKEMSDFFEETIALGADAKLASNWLMGEVSAYLNADQKELKDIKLSPSNLAGMIKLISDGTISSKIAKKVFKELADNGGDAADVVKAKGLVQISDEGALREIVTATLDANPQSIEDFKNGKDRAIGFLVGQIMKATKGQANPPLVNKILNEEIVKR from the coding sequence ATGAATTTTGAAACGATTATTGGATTAGAGATTCATGTAGAGTTAAAAACAGACTCTAAAATGTTCTCACCAGCACCAGCTCACTTTGGAGCAGAACCAAATACAAATACACATGTAATTGACCTAGGTTACCCTGGAGTATTACCTGTTGTAAATAAAACAGCAGTTGAGTGGGGTATGAGAGCCGCTCTTGCACTTAATATGGACATTGCACCTATAACTAAATTCGACCGTAAAAATTACTTCTATCCGGATAATCCAAAGGCTTACCAAATCTCTCAATTTGACAAGCCAATCGGTGAAAATGGTTGGGTAGAAATTGAAGTGGGCGGAGAAAAGAAACGTATTGGTATTACTCGTCTTCACTTGGAAGAAGATGCAGGAAAGCTTACACATACAAGCAATGGATACTCTCTTGTTGACTTCAACCGTCAAGGTACTCCTTTGATTGAAATCGTATCAGAGCCAGACATCCGCACTCCTGAGGAAGCTTATGCTTATCTTGAAAAGGTTAAATCTATCATCCAATACACAGGAGTTTCTGACTGTAAAATGGAGGAAGGTTCCCTTCGTTGTGATGCGAACATTTCCTTACGTCCATATGGTCAAGAAAAATTCGGTACGAAAACAGAGCTTAAAAACTTAAACTCCTTCAACTTTGTTCGTCGTGGTCTTGAGCATGAACAAATTCGTCAAGCAGAGGTTCTATTATCAGGTGGGGTAATTCCACAAGAAACTCGTCGCTATGATGAGTCAACTGGTAAAACTCTTTTAATGCGTGTTAAAGAAGGAGCGGATGATTACCGTTACTTCCCAGAGCCAGACTTAGTGCAAATTGTCATTGATGATGCTTGGAGAGAACGAGTTCGCTCTGAAATTCCTGAGCTTCCAGATGCACGTAAAGTTCGTTATATCGAGGAGCTAGGCTTACCTGCATACGATGCAATGGTACTTACTTTAACAAAAGAAATGTCAGATTTCTTCGAGGAAACTATCGCCCTTGGTGCAGATGCTAAGCTAGCATCTAACTGGTTAATGGGTGAGGTATCTGCTTATCTAAATGCAGATCAAAAAGAATTGAAGGATATCAAGCTTTCTCCTTCTAATCTTGCTGGCATGATTAAGCTAATATCAGATGGTACCATTTCTTCTAAAATCGCGAAGAAAGTATTTAAAGAGCTTGCGGATAACGGCGGAGATGCTGCTGATGTAGTAAAAGCTAAAGGCTTAGTACAAATTTCAGACGAAGGCGCTTTACGTGAAATCGTAACGGCTACTTTAGATGCTAACCCACAATCGATTGAAGACTTTAAAAATGGTAAAGATCGTGCCATCGGCTTCCTAGTAGGACAAATTATGAAAGCAACAAAAGGTCAAGCGAATCCACCTCTTGTTAACAAAATCCTAAACGAAGAAATCGTGAAACGATAA
- a CDS encoding CamS family sex pheromone protein, with the protein MTKKYLVLALLILALVITGCTPNQKNDTEVVQNTEEEAKTVVIPSIQLDETYYRTLMPYEESASRGLVVSNLNTKYDMKEVELGLFRISQTEFSPDKYMFQEGQYLKGDTLKSWLAREGQTKDGLNPNAEGLTGEEKALKAPVYITHIVEQNYLEVVDNKARLAGVSVGLSLNSIYYYTKEEYGAEYEQALTDEQIKQNGERIAKEVVSRMRKIAGLEEVPIVVGLFKQNSNNAIVPGTYFEYGVASKGGNLSDWKPINEEYIMFPSSDAEKKYRDLNTIFSNFKRDVEEYFSNYTSVIGTGYFKDEQLQKLTIEIPIQFFGSAELIGFTQQLAGYMKANFPASMNVEIQVNSLDGAEALLVKEAGEEDAFVHIYNH; encoded by the coding sequence ATGACCAAAAAATATTTAGTGTTAGCTCTTTTGATTTTGGCGTTAGTTATAACGGGATGTACTCCGAATCAAAAAAACGATACAGAAGTTGTGCAAAATACGGAGGAAGAAGCGAAAACAGTCGTGATTCCAAGCATTCAGCTGGATGAAACCTATTATCGTACTTTGATGCCGTATGAAGAGAGTGCAAGCAGAGGATTAGTTGTCTCAAATCTTAATACGAAATACGACATGAAAGAAGTAGAATTAGGTCTATTTCGAATTTCTCAAACAGAATTTTCACCAGATAAGTATATGTTCCAAGAAGGACAATACTTAAAAGGAGATACTTTAAAATCTTGGCTTGCAAGAGAGGGACAAACAAAGGATGGGTTAAATCCGAATGCAGAGGGTCTAACAGGGGAAGAAAAAGCATTAAAAGCACCTGTTTACATTACACATATTGTCGAACAAAACTATCTAGAGGTCGTAGATAATAAAGCTAGACTAGCGGGTGTATCTGTAGGTCTTTCCTTAAATTCAATTTATTATTATACAAAGGAAGAATATGGGGCAGAATATGAACAAGCCTTAACAGATGAGCAAATCAAGCAAAATGGGGAAAGAATAGCTAAAGAAGTTGTAAGTCGTATGAGGAAAATTGCTGGCTTAGAAGAGGTACCTATTGTTGTAGGTTTATTTAAACAAAATAGTAATAATGCTATTGTTCCAGGTACTTATTTTGAATACGGTGTTGCTTCTAAAGGAGGGAATTTGTCTGATTGGAAGCCTATCAATGAAGAATATATTATGTTCCCGTCTTCCGATGCTGAAAAAAAATATCGTGACTTAAATACAATCTTTAGTAACTTTAAGAGGGATGTGGAAGAGTATTTCTCTAATTATACTAGTGTTATTGGCACAGGATACTTTAAGGACGAGCAACTACAGAAGCTAACTATTGAAATACCAATACAGTTTTTTGGTTCTGCAGAGTTAATTGGATTTACACAGCAGCTTGCGGGATATATGAAAGCCAATTTCCCTGCTTCGATGAATGTAGAAATTCAAGTGAACTCATTGGATGGTGCTGAGGCATTGCTAGTTAAAGAGGCTGGTGAAGAGGACGCATTTGTTCACATTTATAACCATTAA